From a region of the Streptacidiphilus albus JL83 genome:
- a CDS encoding AfsR/SARP family transcriptional regulator: MIAKVLGPLRASLDDVSIVPTAPMARRVLALLVLDQGRVVRIGTIERELWGANPPRSAATSVQNQVMRIRRAMDGSAPTGTTRPTVARDLLATEPTGYRLDAPDGQFDIEHYRLLVGQAEQAEGVGQLTRASAVLKSALALWRDTPLSDLATGSVLQAHVLRLEEEKRSGLLHRISLDLRMRRHSEIIGELRELTGLDPYDELLHEYLMFALYFSGRRNDALSSYQGFRTALAEGVGLEPSPRLRELQQAILMADDSLGDAFLDPAPLDAGSAAAR, translated from the coding sequence GTGATCGCCAAGGTACTCGGCCCGTTGCGCGCCAGCCTGGACGACGTCTCGATCGTGCCGACCGCGCCCATGGCCCGCAGAGTGCTGGCCCTGCTCGTCCTGGACCAGGGCCGGGTCGTCCGCATCGGCACCATCGAACGCGAGCTCTGGGGCGCGAACCCGCCCAGGAGCGCGGCCACCAGCGTGCAGAACCAGGTGATGCGGATCCGCCGGGCGATGGACGGCTCCGCGCCCACCGGCACGACCCGACCCACGGTCGCCAGGGACCTGTTGGCCACCGAACCGACGGGGTACCGGCTGGACGCCCCGGACGGACAGTTCGACATCGAACACTACCGGCTCCTCGTCGGGCAGGCGGAGCAGGCCGAGGGCGTCGGACAGCTGACCCGGGCGTCGGCGGTGCTGAAGTCCGCGCTCGCGCTGTGGCGCGACACCCCGCTCTCCGACCTGGCCACCGGCTCCGTGCTGCAGGCCCACGTGCTGCGGCTGGAGGAGGAGAAGCGGTCGGGGCTGCTGCACAGAATCTCGCTCGACCTGCGGATGCGCCGCCACAGCGAGATCATCGGCGAGCTCCGCGAGCTGACCGGCCTCGACCCGTACGACGAACTGCTGCACGAGTACCTGATGTTCGCCCTGTACTTCTCGGGCCGCAGGAACGACGCGCTGTCGAGCTACCAGGGCTTCCGCACCGCCCTCGCCGAGGGTGTCGGCCTGGAGCCCTCGCCACGGCTGCGGGAGCTGCAGCAGGCGATCCTGATGGCGGACGACAGCCTGGGGGACGCCTTCCTGGACCCGGCGCCGCTCGACGCCGGCTCCGCAGCGGCCCGGTGA
- a CDS encoding beta-ketoacyl-ACP synthase III, translating to MNRAAVVAGLGAWVPETVVTNDDLAARLDTSAEWISTRTGIEQRHIVAPGESTGDLAVEAGGRALKSAGTERADMVVLATSTPDRSCPATAPEVAARLGLGGAAAFDIAAVCTGFVYALGVSAALVESGTAGTVLVIGADTFSTILNPADRTTRAIFGDGAGAVLLRAGAPAEPGALKGLHLGSDGTRSRLLEVAAGGSRQRSTGRPAEPDAEFFTMEGRAVFAEAVRHMAASVETTARLLDWRLDDLDRVVLHQANSRILVAVAERIGLPADRFVRNIERVGNTVAASIPLALADGVRRGELLAGQRVVLGGFGGGLTWGSVGLVWPDVVAA from the coding sequence ATGAACCGGGCGGCGGTGGTGGCCGGTCTGGGCGCCTGGGTGCCGGAGACGGTGGTGACCAATGACGACCTGGCCGCCCGGTTGGACACCTCGGCGGAGTGGATCAGCACCCGCACCGGGATAGAGCAACGACACATCGTCGCCCCTGGCGAGTCCACCGGGGACCTCGCGGTCGAGGCCGGGGGACGGGCGCTGAAGTCGGCCGGGACCGAGCGGGCCGACATGGTCGTCCTGGCGACGAGCACCCCGGACCGCAGCTGCCCCGCCACCGCTCCCGAGGTCGCCGCCCGACTGGGCCTCGGCGGGGCCGCGGCCTTCGACATCGCCGCGGTCTGCACCGGCTTCGTCTACGCGCTGGGCGTCTCGGCCGCCCTGGTCGAGTCCGGAACCGCCGGGACGGTGCTGGTCATCGGGGCGGACACGTTCTCGACCATCCTCAACCCCGCGGACCGGACCACCCGGGCGATCTTCGGCGACGGCGCCGGAGCGGTGCTGCTGCGGGCCGGCGCCCCGGCGGAACCCGGCGCGCTCAAGGGACTCCACCTGGGCAGCGACGGCACCCGCAGCCGCCTGCTGGAGGTGGCGGCCGGCGGATCCCGGCAGCGCTCGACCGGCCGGCCGGCCGAGCCGGACGCCGAGTTCTTCACCATGGAGGGCCGGGCCGTGTTCGCCGAGGCGGTCCGGCACATGGCCGCGTCGGTCGAGACCACCGCGCGGCTGCTGGACTGGCGGCTGGACGACCTCGACCGGGTGGTGCTGCACCAGGCCAACTCCCGCATCCTGGTGGCGGTCGCCGAGCGCATCGGCCTGCCGGCGGACCGCTTCGTCCGCAATATCGAGCGCGTCGGCAACACGGTCGCCGCGTCGATCCCGCTCGCCCTGGCCGACGGAGTGCGCCGCGGCGAACTGCTCGCCGGGCAGCGCGTCGTCCTGGGCGGCTTCGGCGGCGGGCTGACCTGGGGCTCGGTCGGACTGGTCTGGCCGGACGTGGTCGCGGCCTGA
- a CDS encoding FAD-dependent monooxygenase: MNTEPSDRTRTAPVLVVGAGPVGLVVACDLMRQHIPVRIIDESPSATVHSRAVIMWPRSLELLRRIGVAHQLAQTGKHIDAVSFYSGERRLGAIEMSRLDDTPYPYGLCTPQWQTEDVIRKRLVELGGQVETEVSLVGLDNSGERPAATLRHADGSTEQVEAEWVVGADGAHSAVRELLGIEFQGRGADVLFAIGDGPLDGPLPPDEMVYCYTGGGAMGLAPFGDGTYRVACSVPVWNDEDAPPRELFQESLDRVVPFTARLGELKWTTVYRARRRTAATFRAGRCFLVGDAAHIFSAAGSQGMNTGIQDAVNLAWKLGGVIHGTVDAGVLDSYDPERRHSAERISLVTAKQTTWGLIDTPVRVAFRDAVVRGARRTGVLQRLVTPLMSQLSVDYAADRADAKVDVRWRDRPLRVGERLPVFVADQGAGPDGNDPWPTVAADGFSLLLWSGGRRGARWQSGVEAVRSALGSRCAVLDVSAWSVLRGSLGARPRAVVLRPDGHIAALESSVEPELLGRTLDRVGALTPAQEARG, translated from the coding sequence GTGAACACTGAACCGAGCGACCGTACCCGGACCGCTCCGGTCCTGGTCGTCGGCGCCGGCCCGGTCGGCCTGGTCGTGGCCTGCGACCTGATGCGGCAGCACATCCCGGTCCGGATCATCGACGAGTCCCCGAGCGCCACCGTCCACTCGCGGGCGGTCATCATGTGGCCGCGCAGCCTGGAACTGCTGCGTCGCATCGGCGTCGCGCACCAACTGGCGCAGACCGGCAAGCACATCGACGCGGTCTCCTTCTACTCGGGCGAACGCCGGCTCGGCGCCATCGAGATGAGCCGGCTGGACGACACCCCGTACCCCTACGGCCTGTGCACCCCGCAGTGGCAGACCGAGGACGTCATCCGCAAGCGCCTGGTCGAGCTGGGCGGCCAGGTGGAGACCGAGGTCTCGCTGGTCGGCCTGGACAACTCGGGCGAACGCCCGGCGGCGACCCTCCGGCACGCCGACGGATCGACGGAGCAGGTCGAGGCCGAGTGGGTGGTCGGCGCGGACGGCGCGCACAGCGCGGTACGGGAGCTGCTGGGCATCGAGTTCCAGGGCCGGGGGGCCGACGTCCTGTTCGCCATCGGCGACGGCCCGCTCGACGGACCGCTGCCGCCCGACGAGATGGTCTACTGCTACACCGGGGGCGGGGCGATGGGCCTGGCGCCCTTCGGCGACGGCACCTACCGGGTGGCGTGCAGCGTCCCGGTGTGGAACGACGAGGACGCGCCCCCGCGCGAGCTGTTCCAGGAGAGCCTGGACCGCGTGGTGCCGTTCACCGCCCGGCTCGGCGAGCTGAAGTGGACCACGGTCTACCGCGCCCGCCGCAGGACCGCCGCCACCTTCCGGGCCGGCCGCTGCTTCCTGGTGGGCGACGCGGCGCACATCTTCAGCGCCGCCGGATCCCAGGGGATGAACACCGGCATCCAGGACGCGGTGAACCTCGCCTGGAAGCTGGGCGGCGTGATCCACGGCACCGTCGACGCCGGCGTGCTGGACTCCTACGACCCGGAGCGCCGGCACTCGGCCGAGCGGATCTCCCTGGTGACGGCGAAGCAGACGACCTGGGGACTGATCGACACGCCGGTGCGGGTCGCGTTCCGCGATGCCGTGGTGCGCGGCGCCCGGCGCACCGGCGTGCTGCAGCGCCTGGTGACACCGCTGATGAGCCAGCTCAGCGTCGACTACGCGGCGGACCGGGCGGACGCGAAGGTCGACGTCCGCTGGCGCGACCGCCCGTTGCGGGTGGGCGAGCGGCTGCCGGTGTTCGTCGCCGACCAGGGCGCGGGCCCGGACGGGAACGACCCGTGGCCGACCGTGGCCGCCGACGGGTTCAGCCTGCTGCTGTGGTCGGGCGGCCGCCGCGGCGCCCGGTGGCAGAGCGGTGTCGAGGCGGTGCGCTCGGCCCTCGGGTCCCGGTGCGCGGTGCTGGACGTGTCGGCGTGGTCGGTGCTGCGGGGCTCGCTGGGCGCCCGTCCCCGGGCCGTGGTCCTCCGGCCCGACGGGCACATCGCCGCGCTGGAGTCGTCGGTGGAACCCGAGCTCCTGGGGCGCACGCTCGACCGGGTCGGCGCGCTGACCCCCGCTCAGGAGGCCCGCGGGTGA
- a CDS encoding SDR family oxidoreductase, whose protein sequence is MTTETTATDTPATYTPATYTMPADTPGATALPRPLLGRVALVTGADRGVGRAQAVRLAADGADVALLTLDGRAEETLHAVERHGRRASVHRADQRDLDAVQTAVDAAAELHGRLDVVCATAGLNGGNAPLWELEPETFRAVIETNVLGTWHVLRAAVPHLLRRGAGGSVVVMGSTTQARGVATAAHYSASKHAVLGLMRSLAAELGPHGIRVNGIVPTNIDTGMFHNPETYALLAPGGDGDREQVGKAAQAWHELPIGWVAPEDVAAATAFLVSDDARYITGTSLRVDGGLLSKWPG, encoded by the coding sequence ATGACCACCGAAACCACGGCCACCGACACCCCGGCCACCTACACCCCGGCCACCTACACCATGCCCGCCGACACGCCCGGCGCCACCGCCCTCCCTCGACCGCTGCTCGGACGGGTGGCGCTGGTGACCGGCGCGGACCGGGGCGTCGGCCGGGCGCAGGCCGTCCGGCTCGCGGCCGACGGCGCCGACGTCGCCCTGCTCACCCTGGACGGCCGGGCCGAGGAGACCCTCCACGCGGTCGAGCGGCACGGCCGCCGGGCCAGCGTCCACCGCGCCGACCAGCGCGATCTCGACGCCGTGCAGACGGCCGTCGACGCCGCCGCCGAGCTGCACGGCCGACTGGACGTCGTCTGCGCCACCGCCGGACTCAACGGCGGCAACGCCCCGCTGTGGGAGCTGGAGCCCGAGACCTTCCGCGCGGTGATCGAGACCAATGTCCTCGGCACCTGGCACGTCCTGCGGGCCGCCGTCCCCCATCTGCTGCGCCGGGGAGCCGGCGGATCGGTGGTCGTGATGGGCTCGACCACGCAGGCGCGTGGTGTGGCGACCGCGGCGCACTACAGTGCAAGCAAGCACGCGGTCCTGGGACTGATGCGTTCCCTCGCCGCCGAACTGGGCCCACACGGCATCCGTGTCAACGGGATCGTCCCGACCAACATCGACACTGGCATGTTCCACAATCCGGAGACCTACGCCCTGCTGGCGCCGGGCGGGGACGGCGACCGGGAACAGGTCGGCAAGGCGGCCCAGGCATGGCACGAACTCCCGATCGGCTGGGTCGCCCCGGAGGACGTGGCGGCGGCCACCGCCTTCCTGGTCTCCGACGACGCCCGGTACATCACCGGGACCTCCCTGCGGGTCGACGGCGGCCTGCTCAGCAAGTGGCCCGGCTGA
- a CDS encoding 3-oxoacyl-[acyl-carrier-protein] synthase III C-terminal domain-containing protein: MRLTRPLRIVAARTVVPDTVETVTEAVARGALAAEDVSATGYRQLPVSETEAAPELAVRAAAACLAAAGLDAGAVDLLVHAWTYHQGHDFWSPAHYVAHGLGALRATALGIQQMCNGGAAALETAAAWLQADPRLHTAVVTTADRFCAPGFDRWRGDYGLWYGDGATAALLRSTLPGEAGRADWTDEGSLDLLALRSTTAAELETMHRGRDGFSRAPHAHGGTVDVRRTKKAFLEANGKESFARTVRLRVPELIRSSTAEAGIAADDPGLRCVVLPRIGRTALESAYVPAVALATGAPALDLGGLTGHLGAGDMLAGFAALVDQKLIAPGETALVLSAGGGFTWSCAVVRRPAPASPAPAGTARQARPRQARPPQARTERQACEH, encoded by the coding sequence GTGAGACTGACCCGGCCGCTCCGGATCGTCGCCGCGCGCACCGTCGTCCCCGACACGGTGGAGACCGTGACCGAGGCCGTGGCCCGCGGGGCGCTGGCGGCCGAGGACGTGTCGGCCACCGGCTACCGGCAGCTCCCGGTCTCCGAGACCGAGGCGGCGCCCGAGCTGGCCGTGCGCGCGGCCGCGGCCTGTCTGGCCGCGGCGGGCCTCGACGCCGGGGCCGTCGATCTGCTGGTCCACGCCTGGACCTACCACCAGGGCCACGACTTCTGGTCCCCGGCCCACTACGTCGCCCACGGTCTGGGCGCGCTCCGGGCCACGGCGCTGGGGATCCAGCAGATGTGCAACGGCGGCGCCGCCGCCCTGGAGACCGCCGCCGCCTGGCTGCAGGCCGATCCGCGGCTGCACACCGCCGTGGTCACCACCGCGGACCGGTTCTGCGCCCCGGGATTCGACCGCTGGCGCGGTGACTACGGCCTCTGGTACGGCGACGGGGCCACGGCGGCGCTGCTCCGGTCCACCCTCCCGGGCGAGGCGGGACGGGCGGACTGGACCGACGAGGGCTCGCTGGACCTGCTGGCCCTCCGCTCGACCACGGCGGCCGAGCTGGAGACCATGCACCGGGGCCGGGACGGGTTCAGCCGGGCCCCGCACGCCCACGGCGGCACGGTCGACGTCCGCCGGACCAAGAAGGCGTTCCTGGAGGCCAACGGCAAGGAGTCGTTCGCGCGGACCGTGCGGCTGCGGGTCCCCGAACTGATCCGGTCGAGCACGGCCGAGGCCGGTATCGCCGCCGACGACCCGGGCCTGCGCTGCGTGGTGCTGCCGCGGATCGGACGGACGGCACTGGAGTCCGCGTACGTGCCGGCGGTGGCCCTGGCGACCGGCGCGCCCGCCCTGGACCTGGGTGGGCTCACCGGGCACCTGGGGGCGGGCGACATGCTGGCCGGCTTCGCCGCCCTGGTCGACCAGAAGCTGATCGCTCCCGGCGAGACGGCCCTGGTCCTCAGCGCCGGGGGCGGGTTCACCTGGTCCTGCGCCGTCGTCCGGCGCCCGGCCCCGGCGAGCCCGGCCCCGGCAGGCACGGCCCGGCAGGCACGGCCCCGGCAGGCACGGCCCCCGCAAGCACGGACAGAGAGGCAAGCCTGTGAACACTGA
- a CDS encoding HAD family hydrolase — protein sequence MTGGAAFFDVDETLVTCKSMLSFLDHYYRESGRPDGAATEATGSLREITDRGGTREQSNRAYYRLFTGQRTAEVAEAGRRWFADRMRAGGLFHPPVLDALRVHQQAGLLVVLVSGSFSACLDPIAARVGADLALGTLPAVADGRYTGEVLRTRIGAGKAETAAEVLRERSLHPAESYAYGDHASDLALLGQVGHPVVVGDDPVLLDRAHTGRWARLPGIHAPATH from the coding sequence GTGACCGGCGGGGCGGCGTTCTTCGACGTCGACGAGACCCTGGTCACCTGCAAGAGCATGCTGTCGTTCCTCGACCACTACTACCGGGAGTCCGGGCGTCCGGACGGGGCCGCGACGGAAGCCACCGGCTCGCTCCGGGAGATCACCGACCGGGGCGGCACCCGCGAGCAGTCCAACCGGGCCTACTACCGCCTGTTCACCGGGCAGCGGACCGCCGAGGTCGCCGAGGCCGGGCGGCGGTGGTTCGCCGACCGGATGCGCGCCGGCGGACTGTTCCACCCCCCGGTCCTGGACGCGCTGAGGGTCCATCAGCAGGCCGGGCTGCTGGTCGTGCTGGTGTCGGGCTCGTTCTCGGCCTGCCTGGATCCCATCGCCGCCCGGGTCGGTGCGGACCTGGCGCTCGGCACCCTCCCCGCGGTCGCCGACGGCCGCTACACCGGTGAGGTCCTGCGCACCCGGATCGGCGCCGGCAAGGCCGAGACCGCCGCCGAGGTGCTGCGGGAGCGCTCGCTCCACCCGGCGGAGTCCTACGCCTACGGCGACCACGCCTCGGACCTGGCCCTGCTGGGGCAGGTCGGACACCCCGTGGTCGTCGGCGACGACCCGGTCCTCCTCGACCGGGCCCACACCGGCCGCTGGGCCCGGCTGCCCGGAATCCACGCACCGGCCACCCACTGA
- a CDS encoding ScbA/BarX family gamma-butyrolactone biosynthesis protein has product MAVTSEWEKTRSKMSELEFVRTVDRDLVHRSALSELFLTDSRRVDQDGFVSAAQLPSSHAYYSDHTGPSPIDPLLLLECCRQAETHAVHAHFGAPESQKFVLASWSMELPGLASVRLEPGPLELAMTVATHDGQWRDGVLRALGYTIQLYVSEQHVGETRIQAGYLPTEVYEAMRERYRTSRLPSSEAFRADPAGEPVEPGRVGRNQPDNVVLLDPVHEPDSVRARLRVAGAHPSLFDHAQDHHPGMVLMEAGRQLSVLAAEEFGIAAADRCVVTGLDASFTSYAELDSPLTVSARRPTAEERQDEGTRLHTVFAQDGRTIAEASFTVTDGLVPRAGAAQ; this is encoded by the coding sequence GTGGCAGTCACCTCCGAGTGGGAGAAGACCCGCTCCAAGATGTCCGAGCTCGAATTCGTCCGCACCGTCGACCGCGACCTGGTGCACCGCAGCGCCCTGTCCGAACTCTTCCTGACCGACAGCAGGCGGGTCGACCAGGACGGCTTCGTCTCCGCCGCCCAGTTGCCCTCCTCCCACGCCTACTACAGCGACCACACGGGTCCCTCGCCGATCGATCCGCTGCTCCTGCTCGAATGCTGCCGCCAGGCCGAGACCCACGCGGTGCACGCGCACTTCGGGGCGCCGGAGAGCCAGAAGTTCGTGCTGGCCTCCTGGTCGATGGAGCTGCCGGGGCTCGCGTCGGTGCGGCTCGAACCGGGTCCGCTGGAGCTGGCGATGACCGTCGCCACCCACGACGGCCAGTGGCGGGACGGGGTGCTGCGCGCCCTCGGCTACACCATCCAGCTGTACGTCTCCGAGCAGCACGTCGGCGAGACCCGGATCCAGGCCGGCTACCTGCCGACCGAGGTCTACGAGGCGATGCGCGAGCGGTACCGCACCAGTCGGCTGCCCTCCTCCGAAGCGTTCCGCGCCGATCCTGCGGGCGAGCCGGTGGAGCCGGGCCGGGTCGGGCGCAACCAGCCGGACAACGTGGTCCTGCTGGACCCGGTCCACGAGCCGGACTCGGTCCGGGCGCGGCTGCGGGTCGCGGGTGCGCACCCCAGCCTCTTCGACCACGCCCAGGACCACCATCCGGGGATGGTGCTGATGGAGGCCGGCCGCCAACTGAGCGTGCTGGCAGCCGAGGAGTTCGGCATAGCGGCGGCGGACCGCTGCGTCGTGACCGGGCTGGACGCCTCGTTCACCAGCTACGCGGAGCTGGACAGCCCGCTCACGGTGAGCGCCCGCCGTCCGACCGCCGAGGAACGGCAGGACGAGGGCACCCGGCTGCACACCGTGTTCGCGCAGGACGGCAGGACCATCGCCGAGGCCTCGTTCACGGTCACCGACGGACTCGTGCCCCGCGCCGGGGCCGCGCAGTGA
- a CDS encoding acyl carrier protein: MNATEERISALLTERFKVKSAAIGPEVTLGNLSFDSLVLIEFGLVLDKEFDVLMEDGELTEEMTVAALAELLRTKGVAG, from the coding sequence ATGAACGCGACCGAAGAACGCATCTCCGCGCTGCTCACCGAGCGGTTCAAGGTCAAGAGCGCCGCCATCGGCCCCGAGGTGACCCTGGGGAACCTCTCCTTCGACTCCCTCGTCCTGATCGAGTTCGGTCTGGTGCTGGACAAGGAGTTCGACGTCCTGATGGAGGACGGGGAGCTCACCGAGGAGATGACCGTGGCCGCCCTCGCCGAGCTGCTCCGGACCAAGGGAGTGGCCGGCTGA
- a CDS encoding acyl-CoA carboxylase subunit beta, translating to MTIPEKPPTARDDGQRTAWTSRERLTELNEIQQEARAGTDPDATERQHSKGKLTVHERIDLLMDEGSFTEIERLRRHRATGFGLENRRPYNDGVVTGWGKVHGRTVFLYAHDFRVFGGALGEAHAQKIHKIMDLALAAGAPLVSLNDGAGARIQEGVSALAGYGGIFQRNTRASGIIPQISVMLGPCAGGAAYSPALTDFVFMVRETSQMFITGPDVVKAVTGEDISQNGLGGADVHAEVSGVSHFAYDDEETCLEEVRFLLSLLSPNNRELPPSVVNDDPGDRRNDTLLDLVPDDPNRSYDIRGVIEEVVDRGEYFEIHPGWATNVVCALARLDGEVAAFVANQPASYAGVLDIHASQKAARFVQFCDAFNIPLVTLVDVPGFLPGVDQEHDGIIRHGAKLLYAYCNATVPRVSLVLRKAYGGAYIVMDSRSIGADLAFAWPGNEIAVMGAEGAANVIFRKQIAAADDPEATRRQRVKEYQAELMHPYYAAERGLVDDVIDPRDTRRILVESLAVLRSKHSGQPSRKHGNPPQ from the coding sequence ATGACCATCCCGGAGAAACCCCCGACCGCCCGCGACGACGGGCAGCGCACGGCCTGGACGTCGCGCGAGCGACTGACGGAGCTCAATGAGATCCAGCAGGAGGCGCGGGCCGGAACCGATCCGGACGCCACCGAACGCCAGCACTCCAAAGGCAAACTGACGGTCCATGAGCGGATCGACCTGCTGATGGACGAGGGGTCGTTCACCGAGATCGAACGGCTGCGGCGACACCGGGCCACCGGCTTCGGACTGGAGAACCGCCGCCCCTACAACGACGGCGTGGTGACCGGCTGGGGCAAGGTCCACGGCCGGACCGTGTTCCTCTACGCGCACGACTTCCGGGTCTTCGGCGGCGCGCTCGGCGAGGCCCACGCCCAGAAGATCCACAAGATCATGGACCTCGCGCTGGCGGCCGGAGCGCCGCTGGTGTCGTTGAACGACGGCGCCGGCGCCCGCATCCAGGAGGGCGTCTCGGCCCTGGCCGGATACGGCGGGATCTTCCAGCGCAACACCCGGGCCTCGGGGATCATCCCGCAGATCAGCGTGATGCTCGGCCCGTGCGCCGGAGGGGCCGCCTACTCCCCCGCGCTGACCGACTTCGTGTTCATGGTCAGGGAGACCTCGCAGATGTTCATCACCGGGCCCGACGTGGTGAAGGCGGTGACCGGGGAGGACATCAGCCAGAACGGCCTCGGCGGCGCCGACGTGCACGCGGAGGTGTCGGGGGTGTCCCACTTCGCCTACGACGACGAGGAGACCTGTCTGGAGGAGGTGCGCTTCCTGCTCTCCCTGCTGTCCCCCAACAACCGCGAGCTGCCCCCGTCCGTCGTCAACGACGACCCGGGCGACCGGCGCAACGACACGCTGCTCGACCTGGTCCCGGACGATCCCAACCGCTCCTACGACATCCGGGGCGTCATCGAGGAGGTCGTCGACCGCGGCGAGTACTTCGAGATCCACCCCGGCTGGGCGACCAACGTGGTCTGCGCCCTGGCCAGGCTCGACGGCGAGGTGGCGGCCTTCGTCGCCAACCAGCCGGCCTCCTACGCCGGTGTCCTGGACATCCACGCCAGCCAGAAGGCCGCGCGCTTCGTCCAGTTCTGCGACGCGTTCAACATCCCGCTGGTCACCCTGGTCGACGTGCCCGGCTTCCTGCCCGGCGTGGACCAGGAGCACGACGGCATCATCCGGCACGGAGCCAAGCTGCTGTACGCGTACTGCAACGCCACCGTGCCCCGTGTCTCGCTGGTGCTGCGCAAGGCCTACGGCGGCGCCTACATCGTGATGGACTCGCGCTCCATCGGAGCGGACCTGGCCTTCGCCTGGCCCGGCAACGAGATCGCGGTCATGGGCGCCGAAGGCGCCGCCAACGTCATCTTCCGCAAGCAGATCGCGGCGGCCGACGATCCGGAGGCCACCCGCCGGCAGCGGGTCAAGGAGTACCAGGCCGAGCTCATGCACCCCTACTACGCGGCGGAGCGCGGCCTGGTGGACGACGTCATCGATCCGCGCGACACCCGGAGGATCCTCGTCGAGTCCCTGGCCGTGCTCCGCTCCAAGCACTCCGGCCAGCCGTCGCGCAAGCACGGCAACCCGCCCCAGTGA
- a CDS encoding MFS transporter produces the protein MATEAHPGQAGPEPAERVRPGLTLAVICIGYAMVVVDTTIVNVALPAIGRDLHTGLDALQWVVDGYVLVLACLLLSGGTLVDRWGTLRVFRMGVVLFTLASALCGVAPDISVLVGARLLQGVAAAMLMPASMALLAQTFPDRARRARAVALFTTAAGSPQAFGPVLGGLLVSTVGWRSIFFINLPIGALTLLLASAGGLPRNRPDRARALDLPGQFAVVVTMAAFTAALIQGHAQGWTAPLPLAADLVAVVGAVLFVLRQRRAAAPMLPASLLRAPRLFSHVNTGLLLFAAYYGLVFALSLYLQQVRHLSALDTGLQFLPSALPIFLLPVLTGRLTTRWGARPVVVAGLCLAAAGALTLLAVGPGTGVLTLSVALALLGCGVGLTVGPQITLVIGGVPGEQAGIASGLLNAGRQTGYVLGVAVLGSIANSPIGLGALHTTALVAAALVLVALVTVRPTRPAPPERSPEQGPEEARPEQPLRIPDTT, from the coding sequence GTGGCGACAGAAGCCCACCCAGGCCAGGCAGGACCGGAGCCGGCGGAGCGGGTGCGTCCCGGTCTGACGCTCGCCGTCATCTGCATCGGCTACGCGATGGTCGTGGTGGACACCACCATCGTCAACGTCGCCCTGCCGGCCATCGGCCGCGACCTGCACACCGGTCTGGACGCGCTGCAGTGGGTGGTGGACGGCTACGTGCTGGTGCTGGCCTGCCTGCTGCTCTCGGGCGGCACCCTGGTCGACCGCTGGGGCACCCTCCGGGTCTTCCGGATGGGCGTCGTGCTGTTCACCCTGGCCTCCGCGCTCTGCGGCGTCGCCCCGGACATCTCGGTCCTGGTCGGCGCCCGGCTGCTGCAGGGAGTGGCCGCGGCCATGCTGATGCCCGCCTCCATGGCGCTGCTCGCCCAGACCTTCCCGGACCGGGCGCGGCGCGCGCGGGCCGTGGCGCTGTTCACCACCGCGGCCGGCAGCCCGCAGGCCTTCGGCCCGGTCCTGGGCGGCCTGCTGGTGAGCACCGTCGGCTGGCGCTCCATCTTCTTCATCAATCTGCCCATCGGAGCGCTCACCCTGCTGCTGGCCTCCGCCGGGGGGCTGCCGCGCAACCGGCCGGACCGGGCCCGCGCCCTCGACCTTCCCGGCCAGTTCGCGGTCGTGGTGACCATGGCGGCCTTCACCGCCGCCCTGATCCAGGGCCACGCCCAGGGCTGGACGGCGCCGCTGCCGCTGGCGGCCGACCTGGTGGCGGTGGTCGGCGCGGTGCTGTTCGTGCTGCGCCAGCGCCGGGCCGCCGCACCCATGCTGCCCGCGTCGCTGCTGCGGGCCCCGCGGCTGTTCTCGCACGTCAACACCGGGCTGCTGCTGTTCGCCGCCTACTACGGCCTGGTGTTCGCGCTGAGCCTGTACCTGCAGCAGGTCCGGCATCTCAGCGCCCTCGACACCGGGCTCCAGTTCCTCCCCTCGGCGCTGCCGATCTTCCTGCTGCCGGTGCTCACCGGACGCCTGACCACCCGTTGGGGCGCACGCCCCGTGGTCGTCGCCGGACTCTGCCTGGCGGCGGCCGGGGCGCTGACGCTGCTGGCCGTCGGGCCCGGCACCGGTGTGCTGACGCTGTCCGTGGCGCTGGCGCTGCTGGGCTGCGGTGTCGGTCTGACGGTCGGCCCGCAGATCACCCTGGTCATCGGCGGTGTGCCCGGCGAGCAGGCCGGCATCGCCAGCGGTCTGCTCAATGCCGGCCGGCAGACGGGCTACGTGCTCGGCGTCGCCGTCCTCGGCAGCATCGCCAACTCCCCGATCGGACTCGGCGCCCTGCACACCACCGCGCTGGTGGCCGCGGCCCTGGTCCTGGTCGCGCTGGTGACCGTGCGCCCCACCCGCCCCGCTCCCCCGGAGCGGAGTCCGGAGCAGGGTCCGGAGGAAGCCCGGCCCGAGCAGCCGCTGAGAATCCCTGACACGACCTGA